A window of the Syntrophothermus lipocalidus DSM 12680 genome harbors these coding sequences:
- the addB gene encoding helicase-exonuclease AddAB subunit AddB: MTLRFVIGRAGAGKTTYCLEEIQKELQDRPLGPSIIILVPEQSTFQMEQKLTGLPGLEGSFRAQVYSFRRLAWRVLQETGGANRPFLGDNGKRMVLCRLLEENRHRLKAFARVAKQPGFYDRLAQAIGELKAYHVKPEDLQQVLASWQGESLAKDKLADLLVIYRGFQQVLEGRLIDPDDYLDFCARKIGESQTCQGSEVWVDGFKGFTPQEYEVLVSLLKTSSRVNFLLCLDPGALTKTVKREEVFFCTYNTYTRLLQIANRAGVEVEPALILGENGLPRFRENEALAHLEREFPAWPGRVFSGKVQGLKLVAAEDRRAEVEAVAREILALCREREYRFRDIAVLVRDLSIYGELVPQVFQVYGLPCFVDSRRPVTSYPLIELVRSALEVVLSGWSYEAVFRFLKTDLVPVSREEVDELENYVLAHGIKGSRWADGKLWAYRRRYSLGEEDPEETADLARINRIREKAVAALAWFEEQVKNSPTAGSVTRALYLLLEQLGVRKELEAWSRAAEAEGRLEEAAEHAEVYNQFLGLLDEMVDALEDYPVSLEEYLRVLDAGLGGLTLGLIPPGLDQVFVGSLERSRPSEVKAAFILGVNDGVLPQPPRRDGLLSEKERAELAIFGVELAPGRQERLFEEQFLVYTGLTRASEYLWVSYPRADEEGRAMNASPVIDRLREVFPSIEVATVSLEPPGGAGDLAYVAVPGRALSFLAARLREAGSLGALDPVWAGAYKWLKKNHTQALHRVLEGFFYRNEEQPLGGDLAQRLYGYPLHLSVSQLEQFASCPFAYFIRYGLRAKEKETAKIRPADLGTFFHDALKRFVEEVKIRRLAWETVGRDECRELADEIVSEMVTAMESEMQTLSERRRYLVSKLKEIVEVSAWAVAEHLACGDFRPVGLELEIGRNGIPPLVVDDGDVKLKLVGKVDRVDAAPNGEGVYLRVIDYKSGSTGFKLDEVYYGLRLQLIAYLDAVVENAAVLWGKEAVPAGVFYFEVKNPLIQGNVDGPEKAELEVLKSFRLKGLVLAEGEAVELMHRGLAGNSHVIPVGVKKDGSFTARSKVVLREQFEWLRRHFRDMAKRRGQRILAGEIAVSPFAKGNRTACDYCGLKAVCRFDVACGDSYRVWDSLEEAMVWQNLKRNQGGKIDGE, encoded by the coding sequence ATGACTTTGCGGTTTGTAATCGGCAGGGCGGGAGCTGGGAAAACCACTTACTGCCTGGAGGAGATACAAAAGGAGCTCCAGGACCGCCCTTTGGGGCCCAGTATTATCATCCTCGTCCCTGAACAGAGCACTTTCCAGATGGAGCAAAAGCTTACCGGGCTACCGGGGCTGGAAGGGTCTTTTCGGGCTCAGGTTTACAGCTTCCGTAGGTTGGCCTGGCGGGTTTTGCAGGAAACAGGAGGGGCTAACCGCCCGTTTCTGGGTGATAACGGCAAGAGGATGGTGCTCTGCCGCCTCCTGGAGGAAAATCGGCACCGGCTGAAGGCTTTCGCCCGGGTAGCGAAGCAGCCGGGTTTTTACGACCGGCTGGCCCAGGCCATAGGTGAGCTTAAGGCTTATCACGTTAAGCCGGAGGACCTGCAACAGGTGCTGGCCTCTTGGCAGGGGGAGTCGCTGGCCAAAGACAAGCTGGCGGACCTTCTCGTGATTTATCGAGGTTTTCAGCAGGTTTTGGAAGGAAGGCTGATTGATCCGGACGATTATCTCGATTTTTGTGCCCGGAAGATCGGGGAATCGCAGACATGCCAGGGCAGCGAGGTATGGGTCGACGGTTTTAAGGGATTTACGCCCCAGGAATACGAGGTTCTGGTTTCGCTTTTGAAAACCTCGAGCCGGGTGAACTTCTTGCTATGTCTAGACCCCGGGGCTTTGACAAAGACCGTGAAGCGGGAAGAAGTCTTTTTCTGCACTTACAATACATACACCCGTCTTTTGCAAATCGCCAACCGGGCAGGGGTTGAGGTGGAGCCGGCCTTAATTCTAGGCGAGAACGGACTCCCGAGGTTCAGGGAGAACGAGGCCTTGGCCCATCTCGAACGCGAGTTTCCGGCCTGGCCCGGCCGCGTTTTCTCCGGGAAAGTTCAGGGGCTGAAGCTGGTAGCCGCAGAGGACCGGCGGGCGGAAGTCGAGGCCGTGGCCCGCGAGATACTCGCTTTATGCCGGGAACGGGAATACCGCTTTCGGGATATCGCGGTTCTGGTCCGTGACCTGTCCATATACGGAGAACTGGTGCCCCAGGTTTTCCAGGTATATGGGCTACCCTGCTTTGTCGACTCCAGAAGGCCGGTTACCAGTTACCCCTTGATCGAGCTCGTCAGGTCGGCCTTGGAGGTGGTGCTGTCCGGGTGGTCTTACGAGGCGGTTTTCCGCTTCCTGAAAACGGACCTGGTTCCGGTTTCCCGCGAAGAGGTGGACGAGCTCGAGAACTACGTCTTGGCTCACGGAATAAAGGGGTCGAGGTGGGCCGATGGCAAGCTCTGGGCATACCGGCGGCGGTACTCGCTAGGCGAAGAAGACCCCGAAGAAACGGCGGACCTTGCGCGCATAAACAGAATTCGGGAAAAGGCGGTAGCAGCCCTGGCATGGTTTGAGGAACAGGTCAAAAACAGCCCGACTGCTGGATCGGTGACCAGGGCTCTCTACCTGTTATTGGAACAACTTGGGGTACGGAAAGAGCTGGAGGCTTGGAGCAGGGCGGCCGAAGCCGAGGGGAGGCTCGAGGAGGCGGCGGAACACGCCGAGGTCTATAACCAGTTTCTGGGCCTGCTGGATGAAATGGTTGACGCCCTGGAAGATTACCCAGTATCACTGGAGGAGTACCTGCGCGTTCTGGATGCGGGTTTAGGGGGGCTGACGCTTGGTCTGATACCTCCTGGGCTAGACCAGGTCTTTGTGGGTTCACTCGAACGCTCGCGGCCTTCGGAGGTGAAGGCGGCTTTCATCTTAGGGGTCAATGACGGGGTGCTGCCGCAACCGCCCCGGCGGGATGGTCTCTTGAGCGAGAAAGAACGGGCCGAGTTGGCAATCTTCGGGGTAGAGCTGGCCCCAGGGAGACAAGAGCGGCTGTTCGAGGAGCAGTTTTTGGTTTATACTGGCCTGACCAGGGCGAGCGAATACTTGTGGGTCAGCTACCCTCGGGCTGATGAAGAAGGCAGAGCGATGAACGCTTCTCCCGTCATCGATAGGCTAAGAGAGGTGTTCCCAAGCATCGAGGTCGCGACGGTTTCCCTGGAACCTCCTGGGGGGGCGGGCGACCTCGCGTATGTGGCGGTTCCCGGCAGGGCCCTTTCTTTTTTGGCGGCGAGGCTGCGGGAGGCCGGAAGCCTGGGGGCACTGGACCCGGTGTGGGCCGGTGCGTACAAATGGTTGAAAAAGAATCATACCCAGGCTTTGCACCGGGTGCTGGAAGGGTTCTTTTACCGGAATGAAGAACAACCGCTGGGGGGGGATTTGGCGCAGAGGCTCTACGGTTATCCCCTCCACCTGAGCGTGAGCCAGCTGGAGCAGTTTGCGTCGTGTCCTTTCGCTTATTTCATAAGGTACGGTTTGCGAGCTAAGGAAAAGGAGACCGCTAAGATAAGGCCGGCAGACCTGGGGACTTTTTTCCATGACGCCCTGAAGAGGTTTGTGGAAGAAGTTAAAATTCGGAGGCTTGCCTGGGAAACCGTAGGCCGGGACGAATGCCGGGAACTGGCAGACGAGATAGTCTCGGAGATGGTAACCGCGATGGAGTCGGAGATGCAAACCTTGAGCGAGCGGCGGCGTTATCTCGTAAGCAAGCTGAAGGAAATTGTGGAAGTATCAGCCTGGGCCGTGGCCGAACACTTAGCTTGCGGCGATTTCAGGCCTGTAGGGCTAGAACTGGAGATAGGGAGGAACGGGATTCCACCGCTTGTGGTGGACGATGGTGACGTAAAACTGAAACTGGTGGGGAAGGTAGACCGGGTAGACGCCGCCCCTAACGGAGAAGGGGTTTACCTGCGGGTCATAGATTACAAGTCGGGTTCGACCGGCTTCAAGCTGGACGAAGTGTATTACGGTCTCCGCCTGCAGCTTATCGCCTACCTGGACGCGGTGGTCGAGAACGCCGCTGTTCTGTGGGGGAAAGAAGCGGTCCCGGCGGGGGTTTTTTACTTCGAGGTCAAGAACCCTCTTATACAGGGGAATGTGGACGGGCCAGAAAAAGCGGAGCTCGAGGTGCTCAAATCCTTCAGGCTAAAAGGATTGGTTCTGGCGGAGGGGGAAGCGGTAGAGCTTATGCACCGGGGACTGGCTGGCAATTCCCACGTTATACCGGTAGGTGTGAAAAAGGATGGAAGCTTCACCGCCCGCTCCAAGGTAGTTTTGAGGGAGCAGTTCGAGTGGCTGAGACGGCATTTCCGGGATATGGCCAAAAGAAGAGGCCAGAGGATACTGGCAGGAGAAATCGCGGTAAGCCCGTTTGCCAAAGGGAATCGTACGGCTTGTGACTACTGCGGGCTCAAGGCTGTTTGCCGGTTCGACGTGGCTTGCGGGGACTCGTACCGGGTGTGGGATAGCCTGGAGGAAGCGATGGTCTGGCAGAACCTCAAGCGGAACCAAGGGGGCAAAATAGATGGAGAATAG
- the glgA gene encoding glycogen synthase GlgA: protein MKILMAASEMVPFAKTGGLADVIGSLPKALQRLGHDVRVVIPNYKQISGGRYVTDLPVPMDGHLETAIVRQTAIRSGETEVPIYLVNNYRYFYRDYIYGYVDEGERFNFFCKSILAMLPYLEFRPDVIHCNDWHTGLLPLFLKIRFSGEPFFETMATVFTIHNLQYQGRFPRAILKPLGLGDEFFTPEELEFYGEVNFMKGGLLYADVINTVSPKYAMEIQTPELGEGLDGLLRKRALDLYGIINGIDYEEFNPATDKRIYVNYDENSLERKKLNKYELQKELGLEVCDRPLLGIISRLVGQKGLDLVAETVEPVLAGGAQMVLLGTGEDHLEKTFADLQLRHPGRMSVNLGFNSVLAQKIYAGADIFLMPSRFEPCGLGQLISLAYGTIPVVRATGGLSDTIQDYDPSTGEGNGFSFSSYSAEALLAAINRAINLYRDDRPAWLNLMRRGMKMDFSWNHSAIKYVQLYEKAVSRRQQRITRAV, encoded by the coding sequence ATGAAAATACTGATGGCTGCTTCCGAGATGGTCCCGTTTGCCAAGACCGGAGGTTTGGCGGACGTAATCGGATCCCTACCCAAGGCCTTACAACGGTTGGGACACGACGTCAGGGTGGTGATCCCGAATTACAAACAGATCAGCGGAGGGCGGTACGTTACCGATTTGCCGGTCCCCATGGACGGACATTTAGAGACCGCTATTGTAAGGCAAACGGCAATAAGGTCTGGAGAAACGGAAGTACCGATCTATCTGGTCAACAATTACCGCTACTTTTACCGCGATTATATTTACGGCTATGTTGATGAGGGAGAAAGATTCAATTTCTTCTGCAAGAGCATCTTGGCTATGCTACCTTACCTGGAATTTAGACCTGACGTAATTCACTGTAACGACTGGCATACCGGTTTGTTGCCGCTGTTCTTAAAGATACGTTTTTCGGGCGAGCCTTTCTTTGAGACGATGGCCACGGTGTTTACGATTCACAATCTCCAGTACCAAGGAAGGTTCCCGCGGGCCATATTGAAGCCATTGGGACTGGGCGACGAGTTTTTTACTCCGGAAGAGCTGGAATTCTACGGCGAAGTCAATTTTATGAAAGGCGGGCTTCTGTACGCCGATGTGATAAACACAGTCAGCCCGAAGTATGCCATGGAAATACAGACCCCGGAGTTGGGCGAAGGACTCGACGGGTTACTGCGCAAAAGGGCTCTGGATCTTTACGGGATTATCAACGGCATCGATTACGAGGAATTCAATCCCGCTACCGACAAAAGGATATACGTGAACTATGACGAGAATTCATTAGAGAGAAAGAAACTGAACAAGTACGAGTTGCAGAAGGAATTGGGGTTGGAAGTGTGTGACCGTCCGCTTTTGGGCATAATCAGCCGCCTGGTCGGGCAAAAAGGTTTAGACCTGGTAGCAGAAACGGTAGAACCCGTTCTGGCAGGTGGAGCCCAGATGGTCTTGCTCGGCACCGGCGAGGACCACCTTGAAAAAACCTTTGCCGACCTTCAGCTCCGGCATCCCGGACGAATGTCGGTTAACCTCGGGTTTAATTCGGTTTTAGCCCAAAAGATATACGCTGGTGCAGACATATTTCTGATGCCATCCCGGTTCGAGCCATGCGGATTAGGGCAGCTAATAAGCCTGGCCTACGGCACCATCCCCGTGGTAAGGGCGACCGGGGGCTTGAGCGATACTATCCAGGACTATGATCCCTCAACCGGCGAAGGTAACGGGTTTTCTTTTTCCTCTTATTCAGCGGAAGCTCTGCTTGCGGCTATAAACAGAGCTATTAACCTTTATCGCGATGACCGGCCAGCGTGGTTAAACCTGATGCGCCGGGGCATGAAGATGGACTTCTCCTGGAACCATTCCGCCATTAAATATGTGCAGCTGTACGAAAAAGCTGTGAGCCGCCGCCAGCAGCGCATTACGAGGGCGGTGTGA
- a CDS encoding GGDEF domain-containing protein, whose protein sequence is MITRLYGLALVCMSLLIWSYAVLVVPATCQWKKPGVGFVVPFVIGVLAVAMGKGTDITSSYIFAEVAGMLVVAGLAALGTRLMYSPELVAAVLGSAGLFSWVWFSMSSVRRFLIYQNPHFLWLPFGWLLLLAAIQLARTRKWPDWGTPTVILAASYPGWLFLSGNRLFLPIFLKTLGLVWLFACMYREAVRVSQAELQQARTVLEDFERAVGREVKLRMLELERAKQRLADKASTDALTGALNKKALLQEIDSLLVARDRDVFCLLMFDIDEFKQLNDKLGHVAGDMALKRLSRIVKSSIREGDIFGRYGGDEFIVVLPHTPLSDARLIAERIRQRVENDKTGPPITLSMGLAAYPLDGETGVALVKAADDGLYLSKSKGRNRVSHVRTEQNEQ, encoded by the coding sequence TTGATAACGAGATTATACGGGCTGGCCTTGGTATGCATGTCTTTGCTGATATGGAGCTATGCTGTGTTGGTGGTGCCAGCGACCTGTCAATGGAAGAAACCCGGCGTGGGGTTCGTCGTGCCATTTGTGATAGGGGTGTTGGCCGTAGCCATGGGCAAAGGGACCGACATTACCTCGAGCTATATATTTGCCGAGGTTGCCGGGATGCTTGTTGTCGCCGGTTTAGCCGCGCTAGGAACCAGGTTGATGTACTCGCCGGAACTGGTGGCCGCTGTTTTGGGTAGTGCGGGCCTGTTTTCTTGGGTTTGGTTTTCTATGTCGTCGGTAAGGAGATTCTTGATATACCAAAATCCTCATTTTCTGTGGCTGCCGTTCGGGTGGCTTTTGCTCCTGGCTGCAATTCAGTTAGCACGAACAAGGAAGTGGCCGGATTGGGGAACTCCGACTGTCATACTTGCTGCCAGCTATCCAGGCTGGCTTTTTTTGTCGGGGAACAGGCTATTTTTACCGATTTTTCTGAAAACGCTCGGATTGGTATGGCTTTTTGCTTGCATGTATCGTGAGGCTGTTCGTGTAAGCCAGGCTGAGCTTCAGCAAGCTCGCACGGTTCTCGAGGACTTTGAAAGAGCGGTAGGCAGGGAAGTGAAGCTGAGGATGTTAGAACTGGAGAGGGCCAAGCAAAGGCTGGCCGATAAGGCCTCAACCGACGCGTTGACCGGCGCCTTGAACAAGAAAGCTTTATTGCAGGAGATTGATTCGCTGCTGGTGGCCCGAGATAGAGATGTTTTTTGCCTACTAATGTTTGATATTGACGAATTCAAGCAGTTGAACGATAAGCTGGGTCATGTGGCGGGGGACATGGCTTTAAAACGGCTGTCTCGGATAGTAAAGTCTTCCATTCGAGAAGGTGACATTTTCGGACGTTACGGCGGAGACGAGTTCATAGTGGTGCTTCCCCACACGCCGTTGAGTGATGCCCGGCTGATTGCGGAGCGTATAAGGCAAAGGGTGGAAAACGACAAGACCGGCCCTCCCATAACTCTTTCGATGGGATTGGCTGCTTATCCGCTGGATGGAGAAACGGGAGTCGCCTTGGTGAAAGCGGCAGACGACGGGTTGTATCTCTCAAAAAGCAAAGGCCGCAATCGGGTCTCTCATGTGCGGACAGAGCAAAACGAGCAGTAG
- the galT gene encoding galactose-1-phosphate uridylyltransferase: MPEMRQNPVNGQWVVIAAERAMRPQDFPATREEPRVSDCPFCGGREEETPPEIWAYRQAGTDRDAPGWWVRTVPNKYPALVPDGILAEHNEGVYSRMTGIGAHEVIIETPRHQVHFHEHPVGQVEEIIRMWRDRYCDLARDYRIKYIQVFKNHGREGGASIEHTHCQLIATPVVPKSVMDEVVHGIERYRQTTGRCVFCDMMVQEQAAQDRLVLEAEHFLAFCPFASRFPFETWILPKHHKTDFGAISEDEIKSLAWILRETFTRLAQVLNNPPYNLILHSSPVNIPWDPGYHWHLEILPRLTRVAGFEMGTDYYINPTPPEMAAKILRETIEDLGPSH, encoded by the coding sequence ATGCCTGAAATGAGACAGAATCCGGTAAATGGACAGTGGGTAGTGATAGCGGCGGAAAGGGCGATGAGACCCCAGGATTTTCCGGCCACGCGCGAGGAACCGCGGGTATCAGACTGCCCTTTTTGCGGGGGGAGGGAAGAAGAGACTCCTCCCGAAATATGGGCCTACCGCCAAGCAGGGACCGATAGAGACGCCCCGGGCTGGTGGGTGAGGACAGTACCGAACAAATACCCGGCTTTGGTTCCTGACGGGATTTTGGCTGAACATAATGAAGGGGTTTATAGTCGCATGACCGGTATCGGGGCTCACGAGGTAATCATCGAGACGCCGCGTCACCAGGTTCATTTTCACGAACACCCGGTTGGCCAGGTAGAGGAAATAATTAGGATGTGGCGGGACCGTTATTGTGATCTGGCTAGGGACTACCGGATAAAGTATATTCAGGTATTCAAGAACCACGGAAGAGAAGGCGGTGCTTCCATAGAACACACTCACTGCCAGCTCATAGCCACCCCGGTAGTTCCCAAGTCAGTGATGGATGAAGTTGTTCACGGGATTGAGCGGTACCGTCAAACCACTGGTAGGTGCGTATTCTGCGATATGATGGTCCAGGAACAGGCTGCGCAAGACCGCCTGGTGCTCGAAGCCGAGCATTTTTTGGCCTTTTGCCCATTTGCTTCTCGTTTTCCGTTTGAAACTTGGATACTGCCCAAGCATCACAAAACCGATTTTGGAGCCATATCGGAGGATGAGATAAAGAGCTTGGCCTGGATCCTGCGCGAAACTTTTACCCGTTTGGCTCAGGTCCTAAACAACCCTCCCTACAACTTGATACTGCATTCCTCTCCGGTTAACATTCCCTGGGATCCGGGGTACCACTGGCATTTGGAGATACTGCCCCGCTTGACCAGAGTTGCTGGGTTTGAGATGGGGACCGATTACTACATTAATCCTACTCCGCCAGAAATGGCGGCTAAGATACTGCGCGAGACAATTGAGGATCTGGGCCCTTCGCATTAA
- a CDS encoding sugar phosphate nucleotidyltransferase has product MKAVVMAGGEGTRLRPLTCNLPKPMVPVMNKPVMEYALRLLREIGITEIAVTLQYLPEHIKAYFGDGSEWGVNLHYYEEETALGTAGSVKNAEDFLDETFIVVSGDALTDFALGEAVEFHRSRKALATLVLTRVESPLEYGLVLTEPSGAVARFLEKPSWGEVFSDTVNTGIYILEPEILQYIPPDTVFDFSRELFPKLLRDKQGIFGCVLSGYWCDIGNCDMYYQVHLDILDGKVKIEIDGSRQGLVWIGSGAFVSPEAVVQGPSYIGPGSEIRPGAFLGPYSVLGEGCLVDRGASVKRTITGKGCYLGPQAEVRGAILGRGVNIQTKAGVFEGAVIGDHSKVGAQAMVKPGVKIWPHKHIEEGRSVLESVVWSGRVTRNLFGIGGIKGKINEELTPENTARIGRALGTYLPTGARVVVGTDSISASQLLKDALTSGLSATGVEVADAGRCLLPVLRYAAHSFQTNCGVYCRVLGPDGHMANLVVVNENGADLPKREERKVENIWNREEFRQVPPERIREKTVLPAISSSYTSAMLAKVNGDRIKRRRFSVELAAENPYLSGTMAEILDQLGCRVNRVDGRAKMMDGDSSPLETGMALSQLRRRLCEKNFGIGLYLYDGGQKLALVDRQGRVIKEEEYIALLVNLFGRCFQTVYIPLYLPQAVENSLRGSGQKVIRTKSSPDSLMEAMLKGGEIEQFCLYADGLYAAMKILEHLANHDRELEDEIEVLPVLNYHKRETRVAWEHKGRVIRRLAEEKGLGLTDDHLEGVRLENPDGWTLVLPDDERPVCRIYSEAFSQEVAEALTDFYEQKIKEICSEDVTTDVH; this is encoded by the coding sequence ATGAAAGCGGTGGTCATGGCTGGAGGGGAAGGAACACGTTTGCGGCCCTTAACTTGTAACTTGCCTAAACCTATGGTGCCGGTAATGAACAAACCGGTTATGGAATACGCGCTTCGGCTTCTGCGGGAAATCGGGATAACCGAGATTGCGGTGACTTTACAATACTTGCCTGAACACATCAAGGCATACTTCGGAGATGGCAGCGAATGGGGGGTCAACCTTCACTACTACGAAGAGGAGACTGCACTGGGAACGGCCGGGAGCGTTAAGAACGCAGAGGATTTCTTGGATGAAACCTTCATCGTTGTGAGCGGGGACGCTTTAACCGACTTCGCTTTGGGCGAAGCCGTTGAATTTCACCGTTCGAGAAAAGCCCTGGCAACCCTAGTGCTGACTCGGGTTGAGTCTCCGCTTGAGTACGGCCTGGTGCTAACCGAACCGTCAGGAGCCGTAGCTCGTTTCTTAGAAAAGCCTTCGTGGGGCGAGGTGTTCAGCGACACGGTGAACACTGGAATATACATTTTGGAACCGGAAATCCTTCAGTACATCCCACCGGACACGGTCTTCGATTTTTCGCGAGAGCTTTTTCCAAAGTTGCTACGTGACAAACAAGGGATTTTCGGGTGCGTGCTCAGTGGCTATTGGTGTGACATTGGGAACTGTGACATGTATTACCAGGTACACCTCGACATCCTTGACGGCAAGGTAAAAATCGAGATCGACGGTAGCCGCCAGGGGCTTGTGTGGATAGGGTCTGGGGCCTTTGTGTCGCCGGAGGCAGTGGTTCAGGGGCCATCTTACATCGGTCCAGGCTCGGAAATAAGGCCGGGAGCTTTTTTGGGGCCTTATTCGGTGTTAGGTGAGGGATGTCTGGTAGACAGGGGGGCTTCGGTCAAGAGGACGATAACCGGTAAAGGATGTTATTTGGGACCGCAAGCCGAGGTGAGGGGCGCAATTCTCGGGCGGGGGGTAAACATTCAAACCAAAGCCGGGGTATTTGAAGGGGCGGTAATCGGGGACCACTCTAAGGTAGGAGCCCAGGCTATGGTCAAGCCAGGGGTAAAGATTTGGCCACACAAACATATTGAAGAAGGAAGAAGCGTTTTGGAAAGCGTGGTATGGTCAGGCCGGGTGACCCGGAACCTATTCGGGATTGGGGGAATCAAGGGCAAAATCAACGAGGAGTTAACTCCTGAAAACACCGCACGTATCGGCAGGGCCTTGGGAACGTATCTTCCTACCGGAGCGAGGGTGGTGGTAGGAACTGATTCGATTTCTGCCAGTCAGTTATTGAAAGATGCACTGACGAGCGGGCTCTCGGCTACCGGAGTAGAGGTCGCAGATGCCGGCCGGTGTTTGCTGCCGGTTTTGCGGTATGCGGCTCACAGCTTTCAGACCAACTGTGGGGTGTACTGTCGGGTTCTGGGGCCAGACGGGCATATGGCGAACCTGGTTGTGGTGAACGAGAACGGAGCGGATCTACCTAAGCGCGAAGAGCGTAAGGTCGAAAACATCTGGAACCGGGAAGAGTTCAGACAGGTACCGCCAGAAAGGATAAGAGAAAAAACCGTCTTGCCTGCCATTTCTTCTTCATACACCTCGGCGATGCTGGCCAAGGTCAACGGGGATCGTATCAAACGCCGCAGGTTTTCGGTCGAGCTGGCGGCCGAGAATCCATATTTGTCTGGCACGATGGCTGAAATCCTGGACCAGCTGGGTTGCCGGGTGAATCGAGTCGATGGCCGGGCCAAGATGATGGACGGAGATTCTAGCCCTCTCGAGACGGGGATGGCGTTAAGCCAGTTGCGACGCAGGTTGTGCGAAAAAAACTTCGGGATAGGGTTGTATCTTTACGATGGGGGGCAGAAGCTGGCCTTGGTAGATCGGCAGGGGCGGGTGATTAAAGAAGAGGAGTATATTGCTTTACTTGTAAATCTGTTTGGCCGCTGTTTTCAAACTGTATACATTCCGCTCTATCTACCGCAGGCAGTAGAAAACTCGCTTCGTGGTTCTGGACAAAAAGTGATACGAACCAAGTCTAGCCCCGACAGTCTGATGGAAGCCATGCTAAAAGGAGGAGAAATTGAGCAGTTCTGCCTCTACGCTGACGGCTTGTATGCTGCTATGAAGATACTCGAACACCTCGCAAATCATGATAGAGAACTGGAGGATGAGATAGAGGTTTTGCCGGTTTTGAATTACCACAAGCGAGAAACCAGGGTAGCATGGGAACATAAGGGAAGGGTAATCAGAAGGCTGGCGGAAGAAAAAGGGCTGGGATTGACCGATGATCACTTGGAGGGGGTGCGCCTCGAAAACCCAGATGGCTGGACCCTGGTACTTCCGGATGATGAGAGACCGGTATGCCGCATATACTCGGAAGCTTTTTCCCAGGAAGTAGCCGAGGCCTTAACCGATTTCTATGAGCAAAAGATAAAGGAAATATGCTCCGAAGACGTAACCACTGATGTACACTGA